Proteins co-encoded in one Cryptosporangium aurantiacum genomic window:
- a CDS encoding DNA polymerase, with translation MTSTYTRRHGGHTSTIYAPRAGSPLDLSAVRADLANPVLGLDVETRAILDGGPGHFGPDAGVRLVQLASPTTAWVFDPTDDHQYALVADILSNPDRRFVTFTPYDVLAVWSAFGIALGQRVVDAHLLSKLIEPDERSGHKLKGLTARYLDSGLVEAETALQIRAQTLAPVGQRAADAAMQWAWNHLPADDPSYVVYAGMDAIYVRRLLPVLLQLCAPFAHLVAVEQWLAAQAVGITIRGLALDADYTRALLGEIATEHATASAAIRDGLGFPAGSPRFAEWLEGQGVDGPRTDTGRLQVTKETLKALVTAVDAGTLRLDPEATALLRARQRVSATSNAMANLRSFLTHADAAGRVHPAVNTLRARTGRMSITGPALQTLKKTDTRLRHSFRADPGHTLVSCDFKAVEVRVAAALSRDRALWRVIESGVDIHDATAALMFGTPFTPTQRTLSKRATFGTIYGGGVRALAAQTGVPEHVAADVIDRWRSTYPQVIAYGKRISYDPIVVTGSGRRIPADPARSYANSNYSIQSTARDLLVAAVYELVVTHRLDPAALWLFVHDEVILHVRTADAEDVRRLVAQVMTSTYRGVPIEADAEILGTHWGRLDTEVAGVAA, from the coding sequence ATGACCAGCACCTACACCCGCCGACACGGCGGCCACACCTCGACCATCTACGCCCCCCGCGCCGGATCTCCGCTCGATCTGTCCGCGGTGCGGGCGGACCTGGCGAATCCGGTGCTCGGGTTGGACGTCGAGACCCGCGCGATCCTCGACGGCGGCCCCGGGCACTTCGGGCCGGACGCCGGGGTCCGCCTCGTGCAACTCGCCTCGCCCACGACGGCGTGGGTCTTCGACCCGACCGACGACCACCAGTACGCGCTAGTGGCCGACATACTGTCCAACCCGGACCGCCGGTTTGTCACCTTCACCCCCTATGACGTGCTGGCGGTGTGGTCGGCGTTCGGAATCGCGCTCGGTCAGCGGGTGGTGGATGCCCACCTGTTGTCGAAGTTGATCGAGCCGGACGAACGCTCCGGACACAAGCTGAAGGGACTCACCGCCCGATACCTCGATAGCGGCCTAGTCGAGGCCGAGACGGCTTTGCAGATCCGGGCGCAGACCCTCGCCCCGGTCGGGCAGCGCGCCGCGGACGCGGCGATGCAGTGGGCGTGGAACCACCTTCCGGCCGACGACCCGTCCTACGTGGTCTACGCCGGCATGGACGCGATCTACGTCCGCCGCCTCCTCCCGGTACTGCTGCAGCTGTGCGCGCCGTTCGCCCACCTCGTGGCCGTCGAACAGTGGCTGGCCGCGCAGGCGGTCGGCATCACCATCCGCGGTCTGGCCCTCGACGCCGACTACACCCGCGCCCTCCTCGGCGAGATCGCGACCGAACACGCCACAGCGAGCGCCGCGATCCGCGACGGTCTCGGCTTTCCGGCCGGCTCTCCGCGGTTCGCCGAGTGGCTCGAAGGCCAAGGAGTGGACGGGCCGCGGACCGACACCGGCCGCCTGCAGGTCACCAAAGAGACCCTCAAGGCCCTCGTGACCGCGGTCGACGCGGGCACGCTGCGCCTCGACCCCGAGGCGACGGCGTTGCTGCGCGCCCGCCAGCGGGTGTCCGCGACGTCGAACGCGATGGCCAACCTGCGGTCGTTCCTCACCCACGCCGACGCGGCCGGCCGGGTGCATCCGGCGGTGAATACGCTCCGCGCCCGCACCGGGCGCATGAGCATCACCGGCCCGGCGCTGCAGACGCTGAAAAAGACAGACACGCGCCTTCGGCACTCATTCCGAGCCGACCCCGGACACACCCTCGTGAGCTGCGACTTCAAGGCCGTTGAGGTCCGGGTCGCCGCCGCGCTCTCCCGGGATCGGGCGCTGTGGCGGGTGATCGAGTCCGGCGTCGATATCCACGACGCCACCGCCGCCCTCATGTTCGGGACGCCGTTCACCCCGACACAGCGCACCCTGTCCAAGCGGGCCACGTTCGGCACCATCTACGGCGGCGGCGTCCGCGCCCTCGCGGCACAGACCGGCGTTCCCGAGCACGTGGCCGCGGACGTGATCGACCGGTGGCGGAGCACCTACCCGCAGGTCATCGCCTACGGCAAACGCATCAGCTACGACCCGATTGTGGTCACCGGCTCCGGCCGCCGGATCCCCGCTGACCCGGCGCGGTCCTACGCCAATTCCAACTACTCGATCCAGTCGACCGCGAGGGACTTGCTGGTCGCCGCGGTCTACGAACTCGTCGTCACCCACCGCCTCGACCCCGCCGCGCTGTGGCTGTTCGTCCATGACGAGGTGATCCTGCACGTCCGCACCGCCGACGCCGAAGACGTCCGACGGCTGGTCGCGCAGGTCATGACCAGCACCTACCGCGGCGTGCCGATCGAGGCGGACGCGGAGATCCTCGGCACCCACTGGGGCCGCCTCGACACCGAGGTCGCGGGGGTGGCGGCATGA